From the Pseudodesulfovibrio alkaliphilus genome, one window contains:
- a CDS encoding glutamate synthase-related protein, whose product MLFQPLNKNYHEFCIDRDPDLCINCKVCVRQCSYQAHFFDEARQKVAHDNTKCIGCHRCEALCPTSALNIRNKPSDFRTNKLWRPVFLQNIYKQADTGGVLLAGMGSPVDIPVYWDRMLLDASQVTNPSIDPLREPMELKTFLGAKPRQLSVKNDKNGNVSLQTKLSPQIKLEVPIMFAAMSFGAINFNLHQAMARAATETGVVYNTGEGGLHKSLYKYGKNTIVQVASGRFGVHLDYLKAGAGIEIKVGQGAKPGIGGHLPGEKINDKVSETRMVPIGSDAISPAPHHDIYSIEDLLQLIFALKEASEYKVPVAVKIAAVHNVAAIASGIVRAGADIVTIDGMRGGTGAAPAMIRDNVGIPIELALAQVDQRLRDEGIRNQASIVAAGGIRCSADVVKAIALGADAVYIGTATLIAVGCTICGRCYTGKCPWGIATNDPKLSKRQNPDIAAKKLTNLIRAWGHEIEEMLGGMGLNSIESLRGNRDKLRGVGLSDTELDILGIKHAGR is encoded by the coding sequence TTGCTGTTTCAACCCCTCAACAAAAACTACCATGAGTTTTGCATTGACCGTGACCCGGACCTGTGCATCAACTGCAAGGTCTGCGTCCGTCAATGTTCCTACCAGGCACATTTCTTTGACGAGGCCCGGCAGAAGGTCGCTCACGACAACACCAAATGTATTGGCTGCCATCGATGCGAGGCGCTCTGTCCCACTTCTGCACTGAATATCCGCAACAAGCCTTCGGATTTTAGAACCAATAAACTCTGGCGGCCGGTCTTTTTACAAAATATCTACAAACAGGCGGATACGGGCGGCGTACTGCTGGCGGGCATGGGCTCCCCGGTGGACATCCCTGTGTATTGGGACCGCATGCTTCTGGACGCCAGCCAGGTGACCAACCCGTCTATCGACCCGTTGCGCGAGCCCATGGAGCTCAAGACCTTCCTCGGGGCAAAGCCCAGGCAGCTCTCTGTCAAAAACGACAAAAACGGCAATGTGTCTCTGCAGACGAAGCTCTCGCCGCAAATCAAGCTTGAAGTGCCCATCATGTTCGCGGCGATGAGCTTCGGGGCCATCAATTTCAATCTGCATCAGGCCATGGCCCGCGCCGCCACGGAAACCGGCGTGGTATACAACACTGGCGAGGGCGGGCTGCACAAGTCCCTCTACAAGTACGGCAAAAACACCATTGTCCAGGTGGCATCGGGGCGCTTCGGCGTCCATCTCGACTACCTCAAGGCAGGGGCGGGCATCGAAATCAAGGTGGGGCAGGGGGCCAAGCCCGGCATCGGCGGCCATTTGCCCGGCGAAAAGATCAATGACAAGGTGTCTGAGACGCGCATGGTCCCCATCGGGTCAGACGCCATTTCTCCGGCCCCGCACCACGACATCTATTCCATCGAGGATCTCCTCCAGCTTATTTTCGCCCTCAAGGAGGCCTCGGAATACAAAGTGCCGGTGGCGGTCAAGATCGCTGCCGTGCACAACGTGGCCGCCATCGCCTCGGGTATCGTCAGGGCGGGAGCGGACATCGTGACCATCGACGGCATGCGCGGCGGGACAGGAGCAGCCCCGGCCATGATCCGAGACAATGTCGGCATCCCCATCGAGCTGGCTCTGGCCCAGGTGGACCAGCGGCTGCGCGATGAAGGCATCCGCAATCAGGCATCCATAGTGGCTGCGGGCGGCATCCGCTGCTCGGCTGATGTGGTCAAGGCCATCGCCCTGGGCGCGGACGCGGTCTACATCGGCACCGCCACCCTCATCGCCGTGGGCTGCACCATCTGCGGCCGCTGCTATACGGGCAAGTGTCCCTGGGGTATCGCCACCAACGATCCCAAACTCTCCAAACGCCAGAACCCGGACATCGCGGCCAAGAAGCTGACCAACCTGATTCGCGCCTGGGGTCACGAGATTGAGGAGATGCTCGGCGGCATGGGGCTCAACTCCATAGAAAGCCTGCGCGGCAACCGCGACAAGCTGCGCGGAGTGGGCCTCTCCGACACCGAACTCGACATCCTCGGCATCAAACACGCCGGGCGCTAG
- a CDS encoding 4Fe-4S dicluster domain-containing protein, with translation MKRVYPDKEYCIGCHLCELACITAHSTSQDLIIAYRDERTSSGLSPCKRVFEKGDTCVAISCRHCDEPSCVAACISGGLHKDPETGRTVYDRDKCVGCWSCLMACPYGAIRRHPIENKIVKCDLCEGRAEGPACVQACPNAALKYEER, from the coding sequence ATGAAAAGAGTCTACCCGGACAAGGAATACTGTATAGGCTGCCACCTGTGCGAGCTGGCCTGCATCACCGCCCACTCGACCAGCCAGGACCTGATCATCGCCTATCGCGACGAGCGGACCTCGAGCGGCCTGTCTCCCTGCAAGCGGGTCTTCGAGAAGGGGGACACCTGCGTGGCCATCAGCTGCCGTCATTGCGACGAGCCCTCCTGCGTGGCGGCCTGCATCTCGGGGGGACTGCACAAGGACCCGGAGACAGGCCGCACCGTGTACGACCGCGATAAGTGCGTGGGCTGCTGGTCCTGTCTCATGGCCTGCCCCTATGGAGCCATCCGCAGACATCCCATTGAGAACAAGATCGTCAAGTGCGACCTGTGCGAGGGCAGGGCCGAAGGCCCGGCCTGCGTCCAGGCCTGCCCCAATGCGGCGCTCAAGTACGAGGAACGATAG
- a CDS encoding NAD(P)/FAD-dependent oxidoreductase, which produces MKYVIIGNGIASIGAIEGIRKVDAENEILVIGSEDSPAYGRPLISYLLAGKIGPDRLSLRPAEFYKKSNVTLKLGTTVTAIDTKARTVTTDSGESIGYENLLVATGGIPFTPPIPGADGKDVYNFTNLSHAQTLISKAREIKRAVVIGGGLIGLKAGESLFDRGVEVTILELSPRILSLAFDENAASLAGNRLAEVGLDVRCGVSAKEIQRDSAGNIKGVHLTDGDFLQTDVVVIAIGVVPDYGLAKASGIEVDRGIRVDDHMRTSAPDVYAAGDVAQARDLLYGDDRVIPIWTNAYNQGFCAGKNMAGDTVRFLGSLAMNSISFYGLPTISVGTVNPPEDDGSYRISAVLDEKKKSYRKLVFQDDHLVGYVLVGDIDMAGMYTAFVKFQMPIPEESRRQLMAGEPDVLMWPDDFFRETWNPGNHDQDS; this is translated from the coding sequence ATGAAATACGTCATCATAGGCAACGGCATCGCCTCCATCGGGGCCATCGAGGGCATCCGCAAGGTCGATGCCGAAAACGAGATACTGGTCATCGGATCCGAGGATTCACCGGCCTATGGCCGCCCGCTCATTTCTTATCTGCTTGCGGGCAAGATCGGTCCTGACAGGCTCTCGCTGAGACCTGCGGAATTCTACAAAAAGAGTAACGTCACCCTCAAACTCGGCACCACGGTCACGGCCATCGACACCAAGGCCAGGACAGTGACCACCGACTCGGGCGAGAGCATCGGCTACGAGAACCTGCTGGTTGCCACTGGCGGCATCCCGTTCACCCCGCCCATTCCAGGGGCCGATGGAAAGGATGTCTACAACTTCACCAATCTTTCCCATGCCCAGACCCTCATCTCCAAGGCCCGCGAGATCAAGCGGGCCGTGGTCATCGGCGGCGGGCTCATCGGTCTCAAGGCGGGCGAGTCGCTCTTTGACCGCGGCGTGGAGGTGACAATCCTTGAACTCTCGCCGCGCATCCTCAGCCTCGCCTTTGACGAAAACGCCGCATCCCTTGCCGGAAACAGGCTGGCGGAAGTGGGCCTGGACGTGCGTTGCGGCGTTTCGGCCAAGGAGATTCAGCGCGACAGCGCGGGCAACATCAAAGGCGTCCATCTGACCGACGGAGACTTTCTCCAGACCGACGTGGTGGTCATCGCCATCGGCGTGGTGCCCGACTATGGACTGGCAAAGGCGTCCGGCATCGAGGTGGACCGGGGCATCAGGGTGGACGACCACATGCGAACCAGCGCCCCGGACGTTTATGCGGCGGGCGATGTGGCCCAGGCCAGGGATCTGCTCTACGGCGACGACCGGGTCATTCCCATCTGGACCAATGCCTACAACCAGGGATTCTGCGCCGGGAAGAACATGGCTGGTGACACTGTCCGTTTCCTGGGCAGCCTGGCCATGAACTCCATCAGTTTCTACGGACTGCCGACCATCTCGGTGGGCACGGTCAACCCGCCCGAGGACGACGGTTCCTACCGGATATCCGCCGTGTTGGACGAGAAGAAAAAGAGCTATCGCAAGCTCGTGTTTCAGGATGACCACCTTGTGGGCTACGTGCTGGTGGGCGACATCGATATGGCGGGCATGTACACGGCCTTTGTCAAATTCCAGATGCCCATCCCCGAAGAGTCGCGCAGACAACTCATGGCGGGCGAGCCGGATGTGCTCATGTGGCCCGATGATTTTTTCCGCGAGACATGGAACCCCGGGAACCACGATCAAGACAGCTAG
- a CDS encoding class II glutamine amidotransferase produces MKAPERFHDFQKDISGCGIFGVIHKKRGLISGEMPIAAMTCMHDRGNGLGGGFAAYGIYPDHADSYCFHMMCDDESAIEGSEKLLRNYFDLHHFEPIPTRRVLSIPRPPKFNRYFVTVPEKPVNEFSELPEEDYVVAVVMKINTSVPGAFVVSSGKNMGAFKGVGFPEDIADFFRLEEYSAYIWTGHNRFPTNTPGWWGGAHPFTILNWSIVHNGEISSYGINRRYLCEHDYLCTMMTDTEVVAYELDMLIRKHGLSWEMAAKCFAPPFWDEIERMDEADRELYTALRATYGPAMLNGPFAILVADNTRLMGLNDRIKLRPLLVAEKDDMVFMSSEESAVRDVCPELDRVWMPKAGEPVIVDLEG; encoded by the coding sequence ATGAAAGCGCCTGAACGGTTTCATGATTTTCAAAAAGATATATCCGGATGCGGCATATTCGGCGTCATCCACAAAAAGCGCGGCCTGATATCGGGCGAGATGCCCATCGCGGCCATGACCTGCATGCATGACCGGGGCAACGGTTTGGGCGGTGGGTTTGCTGCCTATGGCATCTATCCTGACCACGCCGACAGCTACTGCTTTCATATGATGTGCGATGACGAATCAGCCATCGAGGGGTCCGAAAAACTGCTGCGAAACTATTTCGATCTGCACCATTTCGAACCCATTCCCACCCGCCGGGTGCTTTCCATCCCCCGGCCGCCCAAGTTCAACCGCTATTTCGTCACCGTGCCGGAAAAGCCGGTCAACGAGTTCTCCGAACTGCCCGAGGAGGACTATGTGGTGGCCGTGGTCATGAAGATCAACACCTCGGTACCCGGCGCCTTTGTGGTCTCAAGCGGCAAGAACATGGGTGCATTCAAGGGGGTGGGCTTTCCCGAGGACATCGCCGACTTCTTCCGCCTGGAGGAATACAGCGCCTACATCTGGACCGGCCATAATCGATTTCCCACCAACACTCCCGGCTGGTGGGGCGGGGCGCACCCCTTTACCATTCTCAATTGGTCCATCGTTCATAACGGCGAGATCTCTTCCTACGGCATCAACCGCCGCTACCTGTGCGAGCACGACTACCTGTGCACCATGATGACCGATACCGAGGTGGTGGCCTACGAATTGGACATGCTCATCCGCAAGCACGGCCTCTCCTGGGAAATGGCTGCAAAATGCTTTGCCCCGCCTTTCTGGGACGAGATAGAACGCATGGACGAGGCTGACAGGGAACTGTACACCGCGCTACGCGCCACCTACGGCCCGGCCATGCTCAACGGCCCCTTTGCCATCCTCGTGGCCGACAATACGCGGCTCATGGGCCTCAATGACCGCATCAAGCTGCGGCCGCTGCTGGTGGCGGAAAAAGACGACATGGTCTTCATGTCCAGCGAGGAATCGGCGGTGCGCGATGTCTGCCCCGAGTTGGACAGAGTCTGGATGCCCAAGGCGGGCGAACCCGTTATCGTGGACTTGGAGGGCTAG
- the yajC gene encoding preprotein translocase subunit YajC, whose product MFFDSIAYAMAPPQGGGEAGGLGGILGGPLPMLVLMFAIFYFLLIRPQQKKQKMHRAMLDSLKKGDKVWTNGGILGTIVDIDGDNLTIEIAAGVNVVIKRGFVADKDGVSAADNKK is encoded by the coding sequence ATGTTCTTCGATTCCATAGCCTACGCAATGGCACCGCCCCAAGGCGGCGGAGAGGCTGGCGGCCTCGGCGGCATCCTCGGCGGACCGCTGCCGATGCTGGTGCTCATGTTCGCCATTTTCTACTTCCTGCTCATCCGGCCGCAGCAGAAAAAGCAAAAGATGCACAGGGCCATGCTCGACTCACTCAAGAAGGGCGACAAGGTGTGGACCAACGGCGGCATCCTGGGTACCATCGTCGATATCGACGGCGACAACCTGACCATCGAGATCGCCGCCGGTGTCAATGTCGTGATCAAGCGCGGTTTCGTCGCCGACAAGGACGGCGTTTCCGCAGCAGACAACAAGAAGTAG
- the secD gene encoding protein translocase subunit SecD has product MQSLRLRIFVTLAVLVLGLAYMLPSIPSVKQSPLGTLLPEDTVSLGLDLKGGIHLTLGVDMDTAMHNNLSRLGDDLRATARDEDIFVLRPNVLSSSRLEVVLIKSEQKSDFDSVIEKYSPFTIEEARNMGDGKVRYLLSVSPQYRDELTRLTMDQAIKTIRNRIDQFGVAEPDIRRQQDNRIQVQLPGLQDPERAINIVGQTAHLEFKMVDDSADIEKALVGVLAPGRELSTLITTHPGGGQSESPIVLRRDAVLTGEYITDARVQLDQWNKPYVAISFNTRGGTIFANLTGENVNKRMAIVLDGKVHSAPVIQERISGGKASITGNFTNEEARDLAVVLRAGSLPAPVVIMEQRTVGPSLGQESIDKGITAALVGMALVLAFMIIYYGFAGLVADIVLCLNIMLIMSGLALFGATLTLPGIAGIILTIGMAVDANVIIFERIREEMRRGLTVRAAIAEGYERATLTILDANVTTVIAAIILYQFGTGPVRGFAVTLTLGILSSMFTAIFVSRIFFDLYTKSRSESAKLSI; this is encoded by the coding sequence ATGCAGAGTCTGCGCCTAAGAATCTTCGTAACCCTGGCCGTTCTGGTTCTCGGACTGGCCTACATGCTGCCGTCCATCCCCAGCGTCAAGCAGTCGCCGCTGGGTACGTTGCTGCCGGAAGATACCGTCAGCCTCGGTCTCGATCTCAAGGGCGGCATCCACCTGACGCTGGGCGTCGACATGGACACCGCCATGCACAACAATCTCTCGCGCCTGGGCGACGACCTCAGGGCCACGGCCAGAGACGAGGATATCTTCGTCCTGCGTCCCAACGTGCTCTCGTCCTCAAGACTCGAGGTGGTCCTGATCAAAAGCGAGCAGAAGAGCGATTTTGATTCGGTGATAGAGAAATACAGCCCCTTCACCATTGAAGAGGCGCGGAACATGGGTGACGGCAAAGTCAGATATCTGCTTTCCGTCTCTCCACAGTATCGGGACGAATTGACCCGGCTGACCATGGATCAGGCCATCAAGACCATCCGCAACCGCATCGATCAGTTCGGTGTGGCCGAACCGGACATTCGTCGTCAGCAGGACAACCGTATCCAGGTGCAGCTGCCCGGACTCCAGGACCCCGAACGCGCCATCAATATCGTCGGCCAGACTGCCCACCTCGAATTCAAGATGGTGGACGATTCGGCGGACATCGAGAAAGCGCTTGTGGGCGTACTGGCGCCAGGCCGTGAACTTTCGACCCTGATCACCACCCATCCGGGCGGCGGCCAGAGTGAATCCCCCATAGTTCTCAGGCGTGATGCCGTGCTCACAGGTGAATACATCACCGATGCCCGTGTGCAACTCGACCAGTGGAACAAACCCTATGTCGCCATCTCCTTCAATACCAGAGGCGGCACCATCTTCGCCAATCTGACAGGCGAGAATGTCAACAAGCGCATGGCCATAGTCCTGGACGGCAAGGTCCATTCGGCCCCGGTCATTCAGGAGCGGATCAGCGGCGGCAAGGCATCCATCACCGGCAACTTCACCAACGAAGAGGCTCGGGATCTGGCCGTGGTTCTGCGGGCGGGCTCTTTGCCCGCGCCGGTAGTTATCATGGAGCAGCGCACGGTCGGTCCGTCCCTGGGCCAGGAGTCCATCGACAAGGGCATCACCGCAGCGCTGGTGGGCATGGCCCTTGTCCTCGCCTTCATGATCATCTACTACGGCTTTGCCGGACTGGTGGCCGACATAGTGCTATGCCTGAACATCATGCTGATCATGAGCGGCCTGGCCCTGTTCGGCGCAACCCTGACGCTGCCCGGCATCGCGGGTATCATCCTGACCATCGGCATGGCCGTGGACGCCAACGTCATCATCTTCGAACGCATCCGCGAGGAGATGCGGCGCGGACTCACGGTTCGAGCCGCCATTGCCGAAGGATACGAACGCGCCACCCTGACCATCCTCGACGCCAACGTGACCACGGTCATCGCGGCCATCATCCTCTACCAGTTCGGAACCGGCCCGGTTCGCGGCTTTGCCGTCACCTTGACGCTGGGCATCCTCTCGTCGATGTTCACGGCCATCTTCGTGTCGCGCATCTTCTTCGACCTGTACACCAAAAGCCGCTCCGAAAGCGCCAAGCTGAGCATTTAA
- the secF gene encoding protein translocase subunit SecF has protein sequence MGLQIIKPDTRIDFIGFRKIAFILSAVLVLAGLGSLLAKGGPQYGIDFAGGMIVQIKVQEDIELSQLKGALEQTELPGLVVQTLGMADDHEYLIRTSSSDIPSQQVRTMLADALAGPLGEGGYQIQRLEMVGPKVGADLRAHALEALFYAVLIIAVYISGRFEQRWTAAAIMAAALGGSIYGIGLFGVDMGWLIVMAMLITVALCWYLKLNYALGAVVALIHDVTITVGVFSILGKEFDLTIIAALLTIIGYSLNDTIIVFDRIRENTRAQQDPRRFRSIINESINQTLSRTLMTSLTTLMVVACLFVLGGSVIHDFALALLIGIGVGTYSSIFVASPILLGFGPSIVAEGEGQA, from the coding sequence ATGGGACTTCAGATAATCAAACCCGATACGCGCATCGACTTCATCGGCTTCAGGAAGATCGCCTTTATCCTGTCAGCCGTGCTCGTGCTGGCCGGCTTGGGCTCCCTGCTTGCCAAGGGCGGGCCGCAATACGGCATCGACTTTGCGGGCGGCATGATCGTGCAAATCAAAGTCCAGGAAGACATTGAGCTCTCCCAGCTCAAGGGAGCCCTGGAACAAACCGAACTGCCCGGACTGGTGGTCCAGACTTTGGGCATGGCCGACGACCATGAATACCTCATTCGGACTTCAAGCTCCGACATCCCCTCGCAGCAGGTGCGTACGATGCTGGCCGACGCATTGGCCGGCCCGCTGGGCGAGGGAGGATACCAAATCCAGCGCCTGGAGATGGTCGGCCCCAAGGTGGGTGCGGATTTACGCGCTCATGCGCTCGAAGCGCTGTTCTACGCCGTGCTGATCATCGCGGTGTACATCTCCGGCCGGTTTGAGCAGCGCTGGACCGCAGCCGCCATCATGGCCGCGGCCCTGGGCGGAAGCATTTACGGCATCGGGCTGTTCGGTGTGGATATGGGCTGGCTCATCGTCATGGCCATGCTCATCACCGTGGCTTTATGCTGGTATCTCAAGCTCAACTATGCCTTGGGAGCGGTGGTGGCCCTCATCCACGATGTGACCATTACCGTGGGCGTGTTCTCCATTTTGGGCAAGGAATTCGACCTGACCATCATCGCCGCACTCCTGACCATCATCGGCTACTCCCTCAACGACACCATCATCGTCTTTGACCGCATCCGCGAGAACACGCGGGCACAGCAGGACCCAAGACGGTTCCGTTCGATCATCAACGAAAGCATCAACCAGACCCTCTCGCGCACCCTCATGACCTCGCTGACCACGCTCATGGTGGTGGCCTGCCTGTTCGTGCTGGGAGGCAGTGTTATACACGACTTCGCCCTGGCCCTGCTCATAGGCATCGGAGTCGGCACCTACTCCTCCATCTTCGTGGCCAGCCCCATCCTACTGGGCTTTGGTCCCTCCATTGTTGCAGAGGGCGAAGGCCAAGCGTAA
- a CDS encoding adenylate kinase → MNILIFGPNGSGKGTQGTLARDKYGLDHIESGAIFRKHIGGGTELGMKAKEYINKGELVPDDITIPMVLDVLASSDKNGWLLDGFPRSLVQGEKLWESLQKSGEKLDYVIEIKLPRDIAKARIMGRRLCENNPNHPNNVGIPAIAPDGDKCRVCGGALSSRQDDQDAAAIDQRHDIYYDDKTGTMAACNFFKNMKDGGFKYIELDGEDSITAIKEYLMTQLV, encoded by the coding sequence ATGAACATTCTGATTTTCGGCCCCAACGGTTCCGGTAAAGGCACCCAGGGCACCCTGGCCAGGGACAAGTACGGTCTGGATCACATCGAGTCCGGTGCCATTTTCCGCAAGCACATCGGCGGCGGTACTGAGCTGGGCATGAAGGCCAAGGAATACATCAACAAGGGCGAACTGGTTCCTGATGACATCACCATTCCCATGGTTCTTGATGTCCTGGCAAGTTCCGACAAGAACGGCTGGCTCCTCGATGGCTTTCCCCGCTCCCTTGTCCAGGGCGAAAAGTTGTGGGAATCCCTGCAGAAAAGCGGCGAGAAGCTGGATTACGTCATTGAGATCAAGCTGCCTCGCGACATCGCCAAGGCCCGCATCATGGGTCGGCGTTTGTGTGAAAACAATCCCAATCACCCCAACAATGTCGGCATCCCGGCCATCGCACCTGATGGCGACAAATGCCGTGTCTGCGGCGGCGCCCTCTCTTCCCGTCAGGACGACCAGGATGCGGCCGCCATCGACCAGCGCCACGACATCTATTACGATGACAAGACCGGCACCATGGCCGCCTGCAACTTCTTCAAGAACATGAAGGACGGCGGCTTCAAGTACATTGAGCTTGACGGCGAGGATTCCATCACCGCCATCAAGGAATATCTGATGACCCAGCTCGTCTAG
- the tilS gene encoding tRNA lysidine(34) synthetase TilS, producing the protein MELAGKRLAVGFSGGIDSTALLLSLRCLTARGGGRIVAAHLNHRLRPEADEDARWVAALCATLGVPCVIREADVATLAEDSGAGIEETGRQARYALYADVLTDHGADFVALGHHLDDLAEDVLMRLARGTAWPGLAGMSGRDDTRRLLRPLLLTPKAELAAFLAELGVPWREDASNEDQRWSRNRVRASLVPLFLRENPSFLDSVARLWRVGEMDRDYWGVQTASVGERIPNAVLSKAHRALRLRLYKAALDRLGSAQVLSDTLWGLDRAWQAHRVGAVFQFPGEKTAVVTSHGVVFSAKH; encoded by the coding sequence GTGGAGCTGGCTGGGAAGAGACTGGCCGTCGGGTTTTCCGGGGGCATAGACTCCACCGCCCTGCTCCTGAGCCTGCGCTGTCTGACAGCCCGCGGCGGCGGAAGGATCGTGGCAGCGCATCTCAATCACCGTCTTCGGCCCGAGGCCGACGAAGATGCCCGGTGGGTCGCCGCCCTGTGCGCGACCCTGGGTGTGCCTTGCGTGATCCGCGAGGCGGATGTGGCGACCCTGGCCGAGGACTCCGGGGCAGGCATCGAAGAGACGGGACGCCAAGCCCGTTATGCCCTGTATGCTGACGTTTTGACCGATCATGGCGCTGATTTCGTGGCCCTGGGACATCATCTGGACGATCTGGCCGAGGACGTTCTCATGCGTTTGGCCCGAGGCACTGCGTGGCCCGGTCTGGCCGGTATGTCTGGCCGCGACGACACCCGCCGTCTGCTGCGTCCCCTGCTTCTGACCCCCAAGGCCGAGTTGGCCGCTTTTCTGGCTGAACTCGGCGTCCCCTGGCGCGAGGATGCCTCCAATGAGGATCAGCGCTGGTCGAGAAACCGTGTCCGGGCCTCCCTTGTACCGCTTTTTCTGAGAGAGAATCCCAGTTTTCTCGACTCGGTGGCCAGACTATGGCGTGTGGGCGAAATGGATCGCGATTACTGGGGAGTGCAGACCGCATCGGTTGGCGAGCGCATCCCCAACGCGGTTCTGTCCAAGGCCCATCGTGCCCTGCGGCTGCGGCTGTACAAGGCTGCCCTTGACCGCCTTGGCTCAGCCCAGGTTCTGTCCGATACCCTTTGGGGGCTGGACAGGGCCTGGCAGGCGCACCGTGTTGGCGCGGTCTTTCAGTTTCCAGGGGAAAAGACAGCTGTTGTCACCAGTCATGGCGTGGTTTTCTCCGCCAAGCATTGA
- the hemA gene encoding glutamyl-tRNA reductase: MNGKIILVGLNHNTADIGVRERFALTDVDNFEAGLMAHCPLAECMALSTCNRVEIVAVVKRANERQAIESVIEYWAGVCGGPAELLVENTYQYTDLEAVGHLFTVASSLDSMVMGEPQILGQLKDAYRKAVEKGTARTIINRLLHKSFSVAKRVRTETAIASSAVSISYAAVELAKKIFGALNGTRAMLVGAGEMAELAATHLLQNGVRDIVIANRTLSRAKELALTMGGTPIQIEQLPDHLHEVDIVISSTGSPVAVIRARDVKEILKKRKNKPMFFIDIAVPRDIDPDVNNLDNVYLYDIDDLKEVVEENMAQRQGEAVKARAVVEAETQVFGNWLRSLALQPTIVDLVDRSEDIALRELAKTLKRIGPVDEATRRSLETLVLSVGRKALHEPICFLKRRTQEEGAADQFIDLARRMFNLDDEAVPPDAHMNRKGSACAPEDIDRFIDASKSKEQ; the protein is encoded by the coding sequence ATGAACGGAAAGATCATACTTGTTGGCCTCAACCACAACACCGCCGACATCGGGGTGCGTGAACGCTTCGCCCTGACCGATGTGGACAATTTCGAGGCGGGCCTCATGGCCCACTGTCCCTTGGCCGAATGTATGGCCCTCTCCACCTGTAACCGGGTGGAGATCGTGGCCGTGGTCAAGCGGGCCAACGAACGCCAGGCCATTGAATCTGTCATCGAATACTGGGCAGGCGTTTGTGGCGGACCAGCCGAACTGTTGGTGGAGAATACCTATCAATACACTGATCTGGAAGCTGTTGGGCATCTCTTCACCGTGGCCAGCAGCCTTGATTCCATGGTTATGGGCGAGCCGCAGATATTGGGCCAGCTCAAGGATGCTTACCGCAAGGCAGTGGAAAAAGGCACGGCCAGAACCATCATTAACCGTCTGTTGCACAAATCTTTTTCCGTGGCCAAGCGGGTTCGCACCGAAACAGCCATTGCCTCAAGTGCGGTGTCCATCAGTTACGCGGCCGTCGAGCTTGCCAAGAAAATTTTCGGCGCCTTGAACGGCACCCGGGCCATGCTGGTGGGCGCGGGCGAGATGGCCGAACTTGCAGCCACCCACCTGCTTCAGAACGGTGTGCGCGACATCGTCATCGCCAACCGTACCCTCTCCAGGGCCAAAGAGCTGGCCTTGACCATGGGCGGCACCCCCATCCAGATCGAACAGCTCCCGGACCATCTTCACGAAGTGGACATCGTCATCAGTTCCACAGGGTCTCCCGTGGCTGTGATCAGGGCCAGGGATGTCAAGGAAATACTTAAAAAACGCAAGAACAAGCCGATGTTTTTCATCGACATCGCCGTGCCGCGGGACATTGACCCGGACGTGAACAATCTGGACAATGTTTACCTCTACGACATCGACGACCTCAAGGAAGTCGTCGAGGAAAACATGGCCCAGCGTCAGGGAGAAGCGGTCAAGGCTCGGGCTGTTGTCGAGGCGGAAACCCAGGTCTTCGGCAATTGGCTGCGCTCGCTTGCCCTCCAGCCGACCATTGTTGATCTGGTGGACCGGAGCGAGGATATCGCCCTGCGCGAACTGGCCAAGACGCTCAAGAGAATCGGGCCTGTGGACGAAGCCACAAGGCGATCCCTGGAAACCCTGGTACTCTCTGTTGGTCGCAAGGCGCTGCACGAGCCAATCTGTTTTCTCAAGCGCCGCACCCAGGAAGAGGGGGCGGCCGACCAGTTCATTGATCTGGCCCGGCGCATGTTCAACCTTGATGATGAAGCGGTGCCGCCCGACGCCCACATGAACCGAAAAGGCTCGGCCTGTGCGCCGGAAGACATCGACAGATTCATCGATGCTTCCAAGAGCAAGGAGCAATGA